gtaaaagaaaaagataattaAATTATGGTTCCACTTCACGATATGATTTGGATATGACCATGGAGATGATATGATatgtgtgttttattttatatagtactccctccgttcggaattacttgtcgcacaaattgataaaaatggatgtatctagaactgaaatacatctagatacatccattcctatgccaagtatttccggacggagggagtagtatgctTACGGGAACCTAATGTGCTATATCATTTGGCAGTATGAATGCCGGCAATTCAGAGAATCAATTCTTGGCGTCATGCCTCACCATTGGGTAAGAATAGATATCTGTTATCTTGTATTTCAGTTTTAGTATTTTGGGTACTTTTAACTCAGATCTGAATTTTGTTCATTTTCAGGACAGGAGAGAGGATACTTCCCTACAACTTGCACATTTTAGGAAGcataaaaggaaagaactaaagaaAACACAAGGAAAAAGCGTTGTTAATAACGTGCACAAGCCTATTGAACACAATCCACTCGGAAAGGATGATACTAATAGAATATCCAAAGCGATCGGGAAAGCTGCAGATCTGGCTGGCTCAGCTAAAGGCAAAAAGGTATATGATCTATATATGGCTGTGAAAATTCAAAATGCAGTTATCTTGAAGTCGGCAACAAGTGCAGTTATCTTGAAGTTCACATAGTGTGGGTGTGTGTTTGAGCGTAGGAGTGCAAATGGGTTCCCTTTAGGGTATTCTCTGACCATCTTTAGTTCAACTAAATGAACTAAATTTTCAGAAGTCACGTAACTTTTGCAATTTTAGTTCATTTGGTTGAACTAAAGAGGGTCAGAGGGTACTCGGAGGGTCACAAAGTTGCATCCCTACTCAAGTGACTATTCTGCTTCTAGATATCAATAGTATGTTGCAAATCGGTAACTGTATTGTAGATAACTATAAAACAAAACCTACTGCGTGTACTTCTCTTAGGGAGTGCCTGTAGAGCTTATTATTCATGCCTGTTTATGGTCAAATTAGCAATATATTCCAATGTGTTTTTATGTTTGGCATCCACCATTCCCTGGCTCAGTGGCACATGACTCTAAACTGATGACCTGATGCTAATATCTCTGTGATTAGTTTTGTTGGGATAAAGCCTAGTTAGTAgttgatgtgcttcatcttcaTGTGTTCTACATAGTATTATAGCCTTCGCCTCTAGGGTGTATCTAATGCTGTTGCCATCTAGTTTgtcctgagcattttttgaatgaCAAATCTTCTATCTGCATAATGCGGTCTGTTCTGGAATTTCTGGTTGCTAGTAGATATTTATGCACTTCTTACAGATATTATCTTATACTTTTCTCAAACAAAGTTAAAACAAAGCTTACTGTGTATACCTTTTTAGGGAGTCCCTATACAGGTTATTATTCATGTTTATTTTGTGACCAAATTTGTGATATACTTACAATGGGTATTTATGTTCCGTATCTGCCAATCCCTGGCTCAGTGGTGCAAGACTCTAAACTGATGGCTTGATGCTAATATCTCTGTGATTAGTTTTGTTTGGAACTTGGGATCAACACTATAGTTTGTAGTTTTTTTTTGCGGGCCCTATAGTTTGTAGTTAATGTACTTATCTTCATGTGTTCTCCATAGTATTGTAGCCTTTGCCTCCAGGATGTATCTAATGCTGTAACCATCTAGTTTTTCCAAATCATTTATTTTTTAATTGCACATCTTCTATCCGCGCTCAGGTTTTGTACTTTTCTCAAATAAAGTTACAGTGCTCAAGCATCAAAGTTCTAACATGTATTGCGCGCTTTGTTCTGATGTGTAACACCTTGCTTCTATTGCAGTCTCTGCACACACTTTATATCCCTACAATCACTAATTATACTCAAGTTTGGTGGGTTCCCAATGTTGTTGTTGCACATGAAAAGGAAGGGATAGAGGCTATTCATCTAGCTTCTGGACGTACGCTTTGCAAGGTACAAGATGCATCTCAGTGATTTATTGTTGTTTGCACTCTGCTAGTATTACACATTAGCCCATGTAGTTTTTCTATGAACCGATCATGTTTTCTAAAATGGGTCTATGTTTGATTTTTTATGCTCTGCATGTTTATTACTTAATTTTTAATAGGGATGTATTGGCTGATTGCCTATTTTTACATGGCAATAACTGTCGGTAAACTGCCTGGCCTCGAAAATGGAGATTAAACCATCTTTTTTTATGTCAATTGGATGTTTGATACATCAGGCTGTGGTTGTACTGTATCTATGTATACATTATGGGTTTCTTGAGCAACCCTGTTCTAAGGGAGTCATAATGCATGTGTACTTATAAAATTTATGGTTCTCTAACAAAATCTTATAGTTAATCATCTCTGATTTGTTTTCGTGATTACCATGTTCAGCTCCATTTGACAGAAGGAGGCCTTCATGCAGATATTAATGGAGATGGAGTTCTAGATCATGTTCAGGTGTGTTGAAATGTCAAAATTAGAGCTGCAATTCACTTTTTTCATCTGCACCACAATTTTCCGGTCCTGAGAATACTCTTCATGTCCGTAATTTCGAGCAGAACTACAGATTTTGTTTCTAGACTACTTGTGTGACAAGGTTTTATGATGTACAGTAGCTCCTCTTAGGCGTAGAAATTGAACTTTCTGCTGAAAGATGAACATAGATGATACTCAACGTTGCTTGTTCTCTCTGTTAAAAGTTATTTAATGTGGTTTTGCTATCAGTTTGTCCTGGTAAGTAAGTTCCCATTTCATGAAATTATGCACCGTCTTCTTTATTAGTATAATTTAATGTGTCTTGTCGTAGATGATCTGCCAAAATTTATGCAATGCTTGCACCACTGAATGATTTCCCTTTCCCTAGTTCATGTCTTTCACCTTATTAGTTCTTGTGTGCCTCCTGAGATGGCCAACTGCCATGCTCCAGTTCTAGTGAATCCATTCGTGCCAGATATAAGTACATAACTTCTTTGCCAGCCCCAATGTTTTTTTTTCCTTGTGTCGTCATTATAAGAAACTGTCTGTTCTTTCTTTGTAGGTTGTCGGTGGAAATGGTGCTGAGCAAACTGTTGTTAGCGGGTCCATGGAAGTACTGAAACCCTGTTGGGCAGTTGCCACATCCGGTGTACCGGTGCGGGAACAACTTTTTAATGTTTCAATCTGCCATTACAACCATCTCAACCTGTTCCATCATGGTGATTTTTCAAGAAGTTTTGGGAGGACATTTGATCCATCTGGCTTAGAGGTGGCAACCCCAGTTCTGCTCCAGAGAGATGATGGTCATAAACACAGAAGaggaagtcatggcgatatcaTCTTTCTAACAAGCAGGGGAGAGGTCAGTATATATTTTTAGCGATTTTAGATGCAGCAAGTCCAGGTCAGATGACACTCGCTTTTCCAGTAAATGCCCTGACATGTTTGTTTGTCATTGTAGGTGACCTCGTACACGCCAGGCCTACTTGGTCATGATGCGATGTGGAGATGGCAGCTATCGACAGGCGCAACATGGTCCAACCTTCCGTCTCCATCAGGGATGATGGAGAATGCCGTGGTTCCTACTCTCAAGACCTTCTCCTTGAGAGCCTACGACCCAAAGCAGGTGATCATTGCGGGTGGAGACCAGGAGGCCGTGGTGATTTCTCCTGATGGTAGCCTACTGACATCCATCGATCTCCCCGCGCCTCCGACTCACGCCCTGATCCTAGAGGATTTCTCCGGCGATGGTCTGACCGACATCATCCTGGTGACGTCCGGGGGAGTGTACGGGTTTGTGCAGACGAGGCAGCCCGGGGCCCTCTTCTTCAGCACGCTCGTCGGCTTCTTGATTGTCGTGATCGGGGTGATCTTTGTCTCTCTGCACCTCAACTCGTCGAACGGTGGTAAACCGAGGTCTTCGACCGGCTACAGATGACTGTGCTACTATCTCAGCCGGATTCTGCCGAGAGGATCTTGTGAGCCATCCCCAGCACAGCAGTGAGGAGCTGTTACAGTGTTTGAACTAGACTTTTTGTTACTATAGTTAGCTGGAGATGTTCAACTTTTGTAAACTTTGCACAGCTTTTGTATGTATTTTTAGTGGTGAAGTTTTGTTTGTTGTATGATACGACGAAGCTCCTACCATGACATGAGTATAGTTCTACTACTAAAGATCATCGATTCATATAATCCTCGTTATACAACTTATTACTAAAGTTTTGTTTAAGAAAAAGCAGTATCCATCTTCTGTCTTCAGATATGCAAGGAACTTATTATCTTCTGGTTTCAGATATGTAACAAACTCTTTTCACTCTATGATGTATTTTTTCCAATCCACACATGGATTTTTATTTATGTACCACAACTATTTTTCTTCAAAAGCCACACAGACTGAAAGACGGataaaatgttttttttcttctgtatAGTCTTAATGCCACCGTTCTAtttatgtagtatctatcaagaAGTTCTTTTCTCATGTAGTACTCACACCGTTCTACACTAgaaaaaatacatcctaccatctAGGAATAGTTACCTCACATGTATCATATATTATCATATGACAGTATATACACTTTAGCATTGTAAGTATGTTGATATATTATATATAAGATATTTTAAAGTGGgttacatgaaaaaattgcaTGTTGTCTCATGGTttaattatatttgtgaaatatgtatatatatgtacatAAAAAAGAGCATACTCAAAATACGAGACATACTATCAAAAAGTAGTATATATACTTCCTAAACAGTATTATATACTAAATACTACGCgtacatattttttgattttgatatatacaacatacaaaactcaAGTGGTGGTAATTACCACCGGGTGATAGAAACatttgtgtatatatatatatgtatattgaacatgtggggtaactacccctggatggtaggatgtatttttcatatatatatatatatatatatatatatatatatatatatattaatttatcattttaattatgttcatatactatatacaagatttttcaaagtgagttacatgaaaaaattacaagttgacccacaatttttattatatttgtgaaatatgtATATATTTGTATttaaaaaagagcatacacaaaatatgatacatactatcaaaaaaatagtatatatatactacctaaacatgattatatactacatactacgcatacatactctccaatttgatacatactacatacaacatacaaaacataagtggtggtaactaccaccggtggcagataaaatttgtcattgtatatatatatatatatataccgtcTATTCTGACATTGGGTGCGGAATAACTATTCTGACATCACTTCCGAACTGCATGATTAACGCGAATGCATTGCATccctatctgttcctatgaccatgagatcatgcaattcccggacaccggaggaatagcttgtgtgtatcaaacgtcacaacgtaactgggtaactataaagatgttctacaggtatctccgaaggtgtgtgttgggttggcatgaatcaagactgggatttgtcactccgtatcacggaaaggtatctcaggacccactcggtaatacgacatcgcaacaagccttgcaagcaatgtaactaagagttagccacgagattttgtatcacggaacaagtaaagagacttgccagtaacgagattgaactagatatAGAGGTActgactatcgaatctcgggcaactaacataccgatggacaaagggaacaacgtacgggattaactgaatccttgacatagaggttgaaccgataaagaccttcatagaatatgtaggagcaaatatggacatccaggtcccgctattggttattgaccggagagtgtctcaggtaatgtctacatagttctcgaacccgcaggttctgcacacttaaggttcggtgacatttcagtatagttgaattattgatgttggtaaccgaatgttgttcggagtcccggatgagatcccggacgtcatgagggtttccggaatggtccggagacgaagattgatatatagaaagtatccatttggctttcagaaggatttcgggcattaccggtaaagtatggggagtgacaaatgggttccggagtttcactgagaggggccacccacccgggagggaacgaaacaggcccatgggtggcgcaccagcccctagtgggctggtggccagcccaagaaggcctattcggccgaagtaggagaagaaaaggagaggtggggcaaaccgaattggggaaggggactcctcctctaaaccgtattggaggaggactcctcctcctccttggcgcgCTGGACAACCCTAGGgatttttccctagggcgccacccctccctcctacctatatatagtggaggtgagagaggcttttggcacttcAAGCCACGctacagccctctctccctccaccacctcgtggcaccccgtagctagttcagtacggtacggcgaagccctgccggagtagctccaccatcatcactgtcacgccgtcgtgctaccggagaattcggcttcctctctttctctcttcctGGATTAAGAaggtggagattgtcatcgagctgcacgtgtgctgaacgcgaaggtgtcgtccgttcggtgctagatcgggaaggagttcgtgggacggattgcgatttggatcgcgaagacgttcgatacaccaactatgtttattaacgcttcccgcttagcgatctacaagggtatgtggatccgatctcccctctcgtagatgatcatcaccatggataggtcttgcgtctgCAGAGGAAAAAATTGTttgccatgcaacgtttcccaacaaacCCTTCCCACAACCACTTAGACCCAGACCAGGTCAGCAGTTATGCCAGTTTCGGAAGCAAGACCGTCTTCATCAGCTCAggcatctgcaccttcagctccagctccagctcaagcacctccagtatcaacaCCTCCAGCTCTAggacattcagcagaagccttTGCAGACGCTCTCCTATCCACTCCATCATCGACTACCGGAGGAGATAGAGCCCAGAGAgacgattagctctatacttttgaactttttggtaacttgttgccaaagggggagaaatgtatagatcataggctTTGAGATAGAGAGagccttttgactttatttgctctcattttgatttttcaaaacttttgtctTACCcgtgtttgatcatatgctttgcttggttgatggtACTACATTATTATCTTTGAGCTATATATATGATGATCACTTATCTTTTTGGTGTGATGTGCATtaatattcattcatatcatgtatgcgcaccaccaagatgtatgtgacatggaagaagtaacccatgatcctaattgattatacatttgcattcaaatgcaaattataaataatgcacaaatttagggggagctttgcttttcacatacttctcaaagcgtcgatgctaatcattgattatatcttctgtcgaagctttgatctatatgttgtcatcaattaccaaaaagggggagattgaaagcacaattgctcccttaggtggttttgataattgattacaacatatgcatcattggactaatgttctTATCCaattatatttcagaaaagttcaaaagatgcattggctaaaggcttatgtggagatgccccttgataaaggaaaggaataagattggctcaagctttaaGCTACAaggctcttcattttatatttgtgagagatcactcttgagtccataggaaagcaatactattaaaagggagtgagatattaaaatgaattggttgctcaagtgctcagagatagccaccaaaaatactcagccattctcccacataacacttctctcccaagccaaatatccaaaatcggtgccaccaagttttcagatTCGTCCCTACCAATTTTCATCCAGACAGAAACCTAGCCGAACCTACCATTTCGGTACAACCGAttttgcatcggtgctaccgagtttaggtgaccaactctctgttgcctcggtacacaaaattggaatttccgagtttgagtatcggtgtcaccgatttgggtcatctgaccgttagctacCTTTTCAGTTCCAACGAGTTGTGTATATTGGttccatcgagattcaaaagttgctatctttgagcaagtcggtaccaccaagtttataACTTTGGtatcaccgagttggtcactttaggtgtaacggttggattttgggggctgcccatatatacccctccacctacctctcattcgcacaggaagcactcagaacacacacttcattgccagatgcatttttctcagagagagccacctactcatgtgttgagatcaagatattctaatccaaccatttgaaacttgatctctagactccccaagttgctttccaccaaatcaatctctcctacccatgccaaatatgtgagagagtgattgagtgttgaggtgactatctttagaagcacaagagcaaggagttcatcgttctaccacatctattaccttttgtagggtggttcctcctagattggttaggtgtcgtttgggatcctcctactttgtgttgtggagttgaatcaagatgtttgtaagggcaaggagatcgcctactttgtgaagatctaccgtgagtgaggctagtccttcgtggacggaagccgtggtggaataggaaagtccgcttcttcatggaccccttgtgggtggagccctccttggactctcgcagtcgttaccctcactgggttgaagtctccactaacatggacgtatgatagcaccacctatcgaaaccatgccaaaaatcgccgcgtCAACCTCTTGCGTTTGATGTTCCTACCTTacccctttactttacacttgcatgttttacatttcgcttctatactcttagatgtgcatttgtagggtgtacttgacttgtcataattgctaaaactggcccacaactaaaattgggaaaaggctaagtttttatcttgtcaagtagtctaatcaccccttctctagacatactttcgacccTACACCCGGAGGCCCGGTCGGCGATGTTCCATAGGAACGCCCTCTTGAGCTTGTCGAGAGCGGCGAACACCGCGAGGGAGGGGGGCATATGGCGACCATTGCGTAGGTGGGAATAGAGTTCAGGACCGTGTGGATGAGCACC
This genomic stretch from Hordeum vulgare subsp. vulgare chromosome 6H, MorexV3_pseudomolecules_assembly, whole genome shotgun sequence harbors:
- the LOC123401449 gene encoding uncharacterized protein LOC123401449 — translated: MRKRDLGILLLAAFAVFFSLQHEGDFSFREAWYHLSDEGYPIKHDADRLPPPLVADLNGDGRREVLLPTHDAKIQVLQLPAHARLAAADTLDDFHEARVMAEISLLPANVRVAAGRRPVAMAVGTVDRSYKQADVRKQVLVVVTSGWAVMCFDHNLKKLWEVSLGDDFPHAAHHREVAVSVTNYTLKHGDAGLVIVGGRMEMQHHSADLFDDFMTSQHTSEEHRRSATEKQASEAGNVDVRHFALYAFSGRTGTLRWSRKNENIQAQPSDASAMIPQHNYKLDVHSLNNRHPGEYECRQFRESILGVMPHHWDRREDTSLQLAHFRKHKRKELKKTQGKSVVNNVHKPIEHNPLGKDDTNRISKAIGKAADLAGSAKGKKSLHTLYIPTITNYTQVWWVPNVVVAHEKEGIEAIHLASGRTLCKLHLTEGGLHADINGDGVLDHVQVVGGNGAEQTVVSGSMEVLKPCWAVATSGVPVREQLFNVSICHYNHLNLFHHGDFSRSFGRTFDPSGLEVATPVLLQRDDGHKHRRGSHGDIIFLTSRGEVTSYTPGLLGHDAMWRWQLSTGATWSNLPSPSGMMENAVVPTLKTFSLRAYDPKQVIIAGGDQEAVVISPDGSLLTSIDLPAPPTHALILEDFSGDGLTDIILVTSGGVYGFVQTRQPGALFFSTLVGFLIVVIGVIFVSLHLNSSNGGKPRSSTGYR